The following DNA comes from Micromonospora chokoriensis.
CCTCCTCGATCGGCCGGCTCACCACCTCGGTCGGCGAGGCCGGGGCGATCGTCACGGCGCTGGACGTGGTGGACTCCGACCCCACCAACGTGATCGTCGACCTGACCTGCGACACCGCTGACGCCAAGCACGCCGACCAGGTGGTCGACGCGCTCCGGGCGCTCGACGGCGTGGACGTGCGCAAGGTGTCGGACCGGACGTTCCTCCTGCACCTCGGCGGCAAGATCGAGGTGACGTCCAAGGTCGCGCTGCGCAACCGCGACGAGCTGTCCCGCGCGTACACCCCGGGGGTTGCCCGGGTCTGCATGGCGATCGCGGAGAACCCGGCGGACGCCCGGCGGCTGACCATCAAGCGGAACACCGTCGCGGTGGTCAGTGACGGTTCCGCGGTGCTGGGCCTGGGCAACCTGGGACCGGCCGCGTCGCTGCCGGTCATGGAGGGCAAGGCGGCGCTGTTCAAGCGCTTCGGCGGGGTGGACGCCTGGCCCGTGGTGCTGGACACCCAGGACACCGACGAGATCGTGCAGATCGTCAAGGCGATCGCGCCCGCGTACGGCGGGATCAACCTGGAGGACATCGCCGCGCCGCGCTGCTTCGAGATCGAGGCCCGGCTGCGCGAGGCGCTGGACATCCCGGTCTTCCACGACGACCAGCACGGCACCGCGATCTGCGTGCTGGCCGCGCTGACCAACGCGCTGCGGGTGGTGGGCAAGGAGCTCAAGGACGTGCGGGTGGTCGTCTCCGGCGCCGGCGCGGCCGGGACCGCGATCATGAAGCTGCTGCTGCGTCAGGGCGTCGGCGACATCATCGCGTACGACCGGCAGGGCGCCCTGCACCGCGGGCTGACCGGGCTCAACTCGGCGTGGCAGTGGCTGGCGGAGAACACCAACAAGGAGAACTACGCGGGTGACCTGCCGGGTGCGATCCGGGGTGCCGACGTGTTCATCGGTGTGAGCGCGCCGAACCTGCTCACCGGCGAGGACATCGCCCAGATGGCGAAGGACGCGATCGTCTTCGCCCTCGCCAACCCCGACCCGGAGGTCGACCCGCGGGAGGCGCGCAAGCACGCCGCCGTGGTCGCCACCGGCCGTTCGGACCAGCCGAACCAGATCAACAACGTGCTCGCCTTCCCCGGGGTGTTCCGCGGCATGCTGGACGCGCACGCCGAGGAGTTCACCGAGGAGATGGCCATCGCGGCGGCCCAGGCCATCGCGGACGTGGTGGGCGAAGACAAGATCAACCCGACGGTGATCGTGCCGAGCGTCTTCGACTCCCGGGTCGCACCGGCCGTCGCCGCCGCCGTCCGCGCCGCCGCGAACAACCCCAGCCCGCGCCCGGCCGCCGACCCCGGCCCGGCCGACCTCCCCGAGATCGCCGCGAGCGCCAGCGCCACCCCGTAGAACCCGACGTTGGTGATCAAGAGGTTGGCGTCAGGAGCCGCGCGGCTTCTAACGCCAACCTCTTGATCACGGCGCGGGAGCGTGGGGCGGCGGCCCGGGTCAGCGGAGCAGGGCGGCCGGGTCGACCTCGCCGGTCGCCACCAGGACGGCCGGGCCGGACAGCCAGCAGGAATCCGCCGTCACGGTGACCGTCAGGCGGCCACCCGGGACGTCCACCGCGACCACACCCGTGTCCCGGCCGGCGTCGCGCAGGGCCACCGCACCCACCGCGCAGGCGCCGGTGCCGCAGGACAGCGTCTCCGCGCTGCCGCGCTCGTACACCCGCATCACTGTGTGCCCGTCGGTGCCGTCGACCGGATCGCCCGCCACGATGAACTCCACGTTCACGCCGCTCGGAAAGACCACCGGGTCGTACCCGGGGGCCCTCGTCAGATCCAGCGCGGACAACTCCACACCGGCGGGCAGGACGCAGACCAGGTGCGGGTTGCCGATGTCCACCGCCGCGCCGGTCAGGGTCAGCTCGCCGAGGGTGGCGGCCGACTCGTCGTACACCCGGGGGCGGCGCATCTCGACGGACACGGCGTCGCCCTCGACCAGCGCGCGCACGACGCCGGCCCGGGTCGCCACCGGCAACGCCGCGCCCGCGGGCGTGGCCAGCCCGGTGTCCAGCAGGTAGCGCACGAAGACCCGGGCGCCGTTGCCGCACATCTCGGCGAACGAGCCGTCGGCGTTCCAGTAGTCCATGAACCACTCGGCCTCGCCGGCCAACCCCGCGCCGTCCGGGTGCTTGGCCGCGCGGACCACCCGCAGCACGCCGTCCGCGCCGATGCCCCTCCGTCGGTCGCAGAGCGCCGCGACCAGCTCCGGGGTCAGGTCGAGCTGACCGTCCGGGTCCGGAAGGATGACGAAGTCGTTGCCGGTGCCGTGGCCCTTGGTGAACTCCACGCCCCCATTATCGCGTCTCGGCCGGCACCAGACGCAGGGCGGCCCCGATCAGGTCCGGCTCCGCCGAGTCGAGCCAGTGGATCCGGGGGTCCCGGCGGAACCAGGACCGCTGCCGGCGGACGAAGCGCCGGGTCGCTCGGACCGTCTCGTCGTGCGCCTGCGCCTCGGTCAGCTCACCGGCGAGCATCCGCAGCACCTGCTGGTAGCCCAGCGCCCGACTCGCCGTCCGCCCCTCCGGCAACCCCCGCCCGACCAGCTCACGCGTCTCCGGCACCAGGCCGTCGGCCCACATCCGGTCGACCCGCAGCGCGATCCGATCGTCCAACAGCCCGGTGTCCAGGTCGACGCCGAGCTGCACCGACGGGTAATACGGTGTGGGCTGCGGCAGCGAGGCGGTGAACGGTGCGCCGGTCAGCTCGATCACCTCCAGGGCCCGCACGATCCGCCGACCGTTGGCCGGCAGGATGCTCTCGGCGGCCACCGGGTCGGCGGCCCGCAGCCGCGCGTACAGCGGGGCCGGGCCGACCTCGGCCAACTCGCGTTCCAGCCGCTCCCGCAGCGCCGCGTCGGTGCCCGGGAACTCGAAGCGCTCCAACACCGCCCGCACGTACAGCCCGGACCCACCGACCAGCAGCGGCACCTTTCCCCGGGACAGGATGTCGTCCACCGCCGCGCGGGCCAGCCGCTGGTACTCGGCCACGCTCGCCGGCTCGGTCACCTCCCAGATGTCCAACAGGTGGTGCGGCACCCCGTCCCGCTCGGCCACGGTCAGCTTGGCGGTGCCGATGTCCATGCCCCGGTAGAGCTGCATCGAGTCGGCGTTGACCACCTCCCCGTCCAGGGCGTGCGCCAACGCGATGCTCAACGCCGACTTACCCGCCGCCGTCGGGCCGACCACCGCGACGACCGTACCGCTGGTCACACCCGCTCCCAGGACGCCACGAAGTAGGCGACACCGTAGGGAGCCGCGTGGTGCAACAGCTCACCGCGCCAACCGCCGCCCGCCCTCCGGGCCGCACCGGCCAGCACCTGCCAGGGCGCACGACCAGCGGCCTTCAGCTCCGCCGACACCACCGGGTCCAGGTCGAGCAGGACGTCCAGGTCCGCGTCGGCCAGCGCCGCCGCAACCCTCTGGTCGTACGGGAGGGCGCGCGGGTCGTCGTACCCGGGTGACGTCACTCCCCGGCACGCCGACCCGTCCCCGAGGACCAGTAACGCCACCCGTTCGCCCGTGGCGTCGACCTCGTCGGCGAGCGCCGCCAGCTCGGCCGGGCCGGCGTCGGCGGCCACCTGCACGGCGGTGACCGGCGGCGCGCCGGCCGAGGGTGCGCTGCTCGGCGTGGCGCCGACCGGCGGCGCGCTGGTCCGGGTTGCGCTCGCCGACGGTGTGCCGACCGGCGGCGCGCTGGCCGGCGCGGTGCTGGCCGGCGGCGGCGTCTCGTGGCGGGTCAGCAGCCACGCGCCGATGGTCAGGCTCAACGGCAGCACCGCACCTCGGTCGGGCTGACCGGTCACCAGCGGCACGTCCAGGTCGACCCCCCAGGGCTGTAGGGAACCCGTGGCCGGAGTGCGGATCGGACCGGTCACCGGGCCGGTCCCGAGCAGCACCACGCTGTCCGGACCGACGGCCAGCAACCGGCGTACGGCGGTGTCGCAGGCTGCTCGAAGGTCGTCCAACTCCGGGGCCGCGGAGCCGGCCACCTCGGGCACGAGCAGGGGCGGATGCGGGCAGACGGCGGCGGTGACCAGTGGCACCCGTTCACCGTAGCGGGAATCCCCGGTGCGTCTCCGCGCCGATCCGGTCATTCGGCCCCTAGGACACCGTATGGTCACGGTCGGCGATAGGCGCTCGACGCGGACCGGGTGAGACCTGTGACAATGCCGGAAGCAACTTGGCTGCGCCGTGGCGGCGACGGGGGTTCGTTCCCTCGACGCCGGGAGAACGAGGATGGGCACATGAGCGACTGGACTGCCTTCGGACGGGTGGACGCGGACGGCACCGTGTACGTCAAGACCACCGAGGGCGAGCGGGTGGTCGGATCCTGGCAGGCAGGTGCGCCGGAGGAAGGCCTGGCACACTTCGCGCGCCGCTTCGCCGATCTGGTCACCGAGGTGGACCTGACCGAAGCACGGCTCAAGTCGGGTGCGGCGGATGCCGGGCACTCGTTGAGCACGATCCGGCGGATCCGCACCACGCTGCCCGAGGCCAACGTGGTCGGCGACATCGACGCACTGACCGCTCGTCTGGACAAGCTGGCGACCCTCGCCGAGGAGAAGGCCGGCGAGGCGCGCGCCGCCCGGGACGCCGCTCGCGGCGAAGCCCTGGCCCGCAAGACCGCGCTGGTCGAGGAGGCCGAGAAGCTCGCCGCCGAGTCCACCGGGTGGAAGACCGCCGGGGACCGGCTCAAGGAGATCCTCGACGAGTGGAAGACCATCCGTGGGGTCGACAAGAAGGCCGACGGTGAGCTGTGGAAGCGGTTCGCCGCCGCCCGGGACGGCTTCACCCGGCGTCGTGGCGCCCACTTCGCCTCCCTGGACTCGCAGCGCAAGCAGGCGCAGACCGCCAAGGAGGAGCTGGTCGCCCAGGCGGAGAAGCTCCAGGAGTCCACCGACTGGGCCGCCACCGCCAACCAGCTCAAGGACCTGATGACCCAGTGGAAGGCCGCGCCGCGCGCCTCCAAGGAGGCCGAGCAGAAGCTCTGGGAACGGTTCCGGGGTGCGCAGGACGCCTTCTTCAGCCGGCGCAGTGAGGTCTTCTCCGCCCGGGACAACGAGCAGCGCGGCAACCTGGAGCGCAAGCAGGCCCTGCTCGCCGAAGCCGAGGCACTGGACGTCGACGCCGACCCGAAGGGCGCCCAGGCCAAGCTGCGCGAGATCCAGGCGCAGTGGCACGAGGCCGGCCGGGTTCCCCGCGAGGCGGCGGCCGGGCTGGAGCGCCGGCTGCGCGCCATCGACGACAAGGTCCGCGAGGTGATGGACTCGGCGTGGCGCCGCACCACCAAGGAGGACAACCCGCTGCTCGCCCAGATGCGGGCACAGGTGGCGGAAGCCGAGGACCGGCTGGCCCGGGCGCAGAGCGCCGGGGACGCACGCCGGATCAAGGAAGCCGAGCAGGCGCTCGCCTCCAAGCGGCAGTTCCTCCAGCTCGCCGAGCAGGCCGGCTGAGCTGACGTCTCCCGGAGCCCCCGGCCCCTGCACAGGGACCGGGGGCTCCCGCCTGTCCAGGGCGCCCCGCGCCCTCGGCGCCGCCTCGGCCCGCCCGGCGCCGCCCCCAAGATTCACGCACCGCCCGACACGCACCGCC
Coding sequences within:
- a CDS encoding NAD-dependent malic enzyme, coding for MAITRLPSAGFSITIRIAVTADASSIGRLTTSVGEAGAIVTALDVVDSDPTNVIVDLTCDTADAKHADQVVDALRALDGVDVRKVSDRTFLLHLGGKIEVTSKVALRNRDELSRAYTPGVARVCMAIAENPADARRLTIKRNTVAVVSDGSAVLGLGNLGPAASLPVMEGKAALFKRFGGVDAWPVVLDTQDTDEIVQIVKAIAPAYGGINLEDIAAPRCFEIEARLREALDIPVFHDDQHGTAICVLAALTNALRVVGKELKDVRVVVSGAGAAGTAIMKLLLRQGVGDIIAYDRQGALHRGLTGLNSAWQWLAENTNKENYAGDLPGAIRGADVFIGVSAPNLLTGEDIAQMAKDAIVFALANPDPEVDPREARKHAAVVATGRSDQPNQINNVLAFPGVFRGMLDAHAEEFTEEMAIAAAQAIADVVGEDKINPTVIVPSVFDSRVAPAVAAAVRAAANNPSPRPAADPGPADLPEIAASASATP
- the dapF gene encoding diaminopimelate epimerase, with translation MEFTKGHGTGNDFVILPDPDGQLDLTPELVAALCDRRRGIGADGVLRVVRAAKHPDGAGLAGEAEWFMDYWNADGSFAEMCGNGARVFVRYLLDTGLATPAGAALPVATRAGVVRALVEGDAVSVEMRRPRVYDESAATLGELTLTGAAVDIGNPHLVCVLPAGVELSALDLTRAPGYDPVVFPSGVNVEFIVAGDPVDGTDGHTVMRVYERGSAETLSCGTGACAVGAVALRDAGRDTGVVAVDVPGGRLTVTVTADSCWLSGPAVLVATGEVDPAALLR
- the miaA gene encoding tRNA (adenosine(37)-N6)-dimethylallyltransferase MiaA — its product is MGAGVTSGTVVAVVGPTAAGKSALSIALAHALDGEVVNADSMQLYRGMDIGTAKLTVAERDGVPHHLLDIWEVTEPASVAEYQRLARAAVDDILSRGKVPLLVGGSGLYVRAVLERFEFPGTDAALRERLERELAEVGPAPLYARLRAADPVAAESILPANGRRIVRALEVIELTGAPFTASLPQPTPYYPSVQLGVDLDTGLLDDRIALRVDRMWADGLVPETRELVGRGLPEGRTASRALGYQQVLRMLAGELTEAQAHDETVRATRRFVRRQRSWFRRDPRIHWLDSAEPDLIGAALRLVPAETR
- a CDS encoding class III extradiol ring-cleavage dioxygenase family protein — its product is MPLVTAAVCPHPPLLVPEVAGSAAPELDDLRAACDTAVRRLLAVGPDSVVLLGTGPVTGPIRTPATGSLQPWGVDLDVPLVTGQPDRGAVLPLSLTIGAWLLTRHETPPPASTAPASAPPVGTPSASATRTSAPPVGATPSSAPSAGAPPVTAVQVAADAGPAELAALADEVDATGERVALLVLGDGSACRGVTSPGYDDPRALPYDQRVAAALADADLDVLLDLDPVVSAELKAAGRAPWQVLAGAARRAGGGWRGELLHHAAPYGVAYFVASWERV
- a CDS encoding DUF349 domain-containing protein, translating into MSDWTAFGRVDADGTVYVKTTEGERVVGSWQAGAPEEGLAHFARRFADLVTEVDLTEARLKSGAADAGHSLSTIRRIRTTLPEANVVGDIDALTARLDKLATLAEEKAGEARAARDAARGEALARKTALVEEAEKLAAESTGWKTAGDRLKEILDEWKTIRGVDKKADGELWKRFAAARDGFTRRRGAHFASLDSQRKQAQTAKEELVAQAEKLQESTDWAATANQLKDLMTQWKAAPRASKEAEQKLWERFRGAQDAFFSRRSEVFSARDNEQRGNLERKQALLAEAEALDVDADPKGAQAKLREIQAQWHEAGRVPREAAAGLERRLRAIDDKVREVMDSAWRRTTKEDNPLLAQMRAQVAEAEDRLARAQSAGDARRIKEAEQALASKRQFLQLAEQAG